One window of Hylemonella gracilis genomic DNA carries:
- a CDS encoding MraY family glycosyltransferase: MALATALCATLAGAGEKKKIRDGSNTVNSIVIAGMISWVITLLIIRFNHLHNDLTADCMTGVQKFHSHPTPRVGGVGLYCGVAVVALFLLLRELDVGWSLLMLLLAAAPAFAGGLVEDLTKKVSVLWRLGLTMVSAVLGYVLLGAELNRLDVPLVDQWVDLALSWWPLSLLLTMVAIGGVANAINIIDGFHGLAGVFCLMIFGALGYVAFLLGDTLLWTTCAALIGALLGFLVWNYPRGLIFLGDGGAYFLGFMAGELSVLLVMRHPEVSPWFPMLLMIYPVFETLFSIYRKKILRGMSPGEPDGVHLHMLVYKRLVRWAVGSSEAEDRNNRNALTSPYLWVLSSMAIFPAMLFWRSTPMLMCFVLLFAVSYVWLYRRIVLFKVPRRLVLRKTRTPDGRSEQGPVDR, from the coding sequence GTGGCGCTGGCAACAGCACTGTGCGCAACTTTAGCGGGGGCTGGTGAGAAAAAAAAGATCAGGGATGGAAGCAATACTGTGAACAGCATCGTCATCGCCGGCATGATTTCTTGGGTAATTACCCTGTTGATCATCCGCTTCAATCATTTGCACAACGACTTGACTGCGGACTGCATGACCGGGGTCCAGAAGTTTCATTCACATCCCACGCCGCGCGTGGGAGGGGTAGGCTTGTACTGTGGCGTGGCGGTTGTGGCGCTTTTTCTTCTTCTGCGCGAACTGGATGTCGGTTGGAGCCTGCTGATGCTATTGCTTGCGGCGGCCCCGGCTTTTGCCGGAGGGCTGGTGGAGGATCTCACCAAGAAAGTCTCCGTGCTTTGGCGTCTTGGGTTGACCATGGTGTCGGCTGTCCTTGGGTATGTGTTGCTGGGGGCGGAATTGAATCGTCTGGACGTTCCCTTGGTGGATCAGTGGGTGGACTTGGCGTTGAGTTGGTGGCCTCTGTCCTTGTTGCTGACCATGGTGGCGATCGGGGGCGTGGCCAACGCCATCAACATCATCGACGGCTTTCACGGTCTGGCGGGCGTGTTCTGCCTGATGATCTTCGGCGCCTTGGGTTACGTGGCCTTTTTGCTCGGCGACACGCTCTTGTGGACCACTTGCGCGGCCCTGATCGGCGCGTTGCTTGGCTTCTTGGTTTGGAACTATCCCCGAGGGCTGATTTTCCTGGGGGACGGTGGCGCCTATTTCCTCGGCTTCATGGCAGGTGAACTGTCGGTGCTGCTGGTGATGCGCCATCCGGAGGTTTCGCCCTGGTTCCCGATGCTGCTGATGATCTACCCGGTCTTCGAAACTCTCTTCTCGATCTATCGCAAAAAGATCCTGCGTGGCATGTCGCCTGGGGAACCCGACGGGGTGCATTTGCATATGCTGGTATACAAACGCTTGGTGCGCTGGGCCGTAGGCAGTTCCGAGGCGGAAGACAGGAACAACCGCAATGCGCTGACTTCACCCTATCTCTGGGTGTTGTCTTCCATGGCCATTTTCCCAGCGATGTTGTTCTGGCGCTCGACGCCCATGCTGATGTGCTTCGTGCTGCTGTTCGCCGTGAGCTATGTTTGGCTCTACCGTCGCATCGTGCTGTTCAAGGTACCCAGGCGGCTGGTGCTGCGCAAGACGCGCACTCCGGACGGGCGTTCCGAACAAGGCCCCGTGGACCGCTAG
- the argB gene encoding acetylglutamate kinase — MTDALNPPASSQAKAAILAQALPYIRQFHGKTMVIKYGGNAMTEPALQRAFAEDVVLLKLVGINPVVVHGGGPQIETALKRLGKKGEFVQGMRVTDAETMEVVEWVLAGEVQQHIVGLINHAGGKAVGLTGRDGGMIRAKTLNPELGQVGDITAIDPSVVKALQDDQFIPVVSPIGFGEANESYNINADVVAARLAMVLQAEKLLMLSNIPGVLDKQGQLLTELTMKRIDELMADGTISGGMIPKIAGAVDAARSGVNAVHIIDGRVPHAMLLEILTGDAYGTMIRSH; from the coding sequence GTGACCGACGCCCTCAATCCGCCTGCCTCCTCCCAAGCCAAAGCCGCCATCCTGGCCCAGGCCCTGCCTTACATCCGCCAGTTCCATGGCAAGACCATGGTCATCAAGTACGGCGGCAACGCGATGACGGAGCCAGCGCTGCAGCGGGCCTTCGCCGAGGACGTGGTGCTGCTCAAGCTGGTGGGCATCAATCCTGTGGTGGTGCACGGCGGCGGGCCGCAGATCGAGACGGCCTTGAAGCGCCTGGGCAAGAAGGGGGAGTTCGTACAGGGCATGCGCGTGACTGACGCCGAGACCATGGAGGTCGTCGAGTGGGTGCTGGCTGGCGAGGTGCAGCAGCACATCGTGGGCCTGATCAACCACGCGGGCGGCAAGGCCGTGGGCTTGACCGGGCGCGACGGCGGCATGATCCGCGCGAAGACGCTGAATCCCGAACTGGGCCAGGTCGGCGACATCACGGCCATTGATCCTTCGGTGGTCAAGGCCTTGCAGGATGACCAGTTCATCCCGGTGGTCAGCCCCATCGGCTTCGGCGAGGCCAACGAGAGTTACAACATCAATGCCGACGTGGTGGCCGCCAGGCTGGCGATGGTGCTGCAGGCCGAGAAATTGCTGATGTTGTCTAACATTCCCGGCGTGCTGGACAAGCAGGGCCAGCTGCTGACCGAGCTGACCATGAAGCGCATCGATGAACTGATGGCCGATGGCACCATCTCGGGCGGCATGATTCCGAAGATCGCGGGCGCGGTGGACGCGGCCCGCAGCGGTGTGAACGCCGTGCACATCATCGACGGTCGGGTGCCGCATGCCATGCTGCTGGAAATCCTGACCGGCGATGCCTACGGCACCATGATCCGTTCGCACTGA
- the slmA gene encoding nucleoid occlusion factor SlmA: MEAGTEVTPARKRPKPGERRIQILQALAAMLEQPGAERITTAALAARLEVSEAALYRHFASKAQMFEGLIEFIEQSVFTLANQIAERESQATDPSAGLRQAAAVVTLLLQFAEKNPGMVRVMVGDALVYENERLQQRMNQFFDKIETLLKQGLRFGAAADASTPSADAQVQASVLTAFVVGRLQRFARSGFRRPPTEFLDDSLAQMLR; the protein is encoded by the coding sequence GTGGAGGCCGGGACGGAGGTCACCCCGGCCCGCAAGCGACCCAAGCCCGGCGAGCGGCGCATCCAGATCCTGCAGGCGCTGGCCGCCATGCTGGAACAGCCCGGTGCCGAGCGCATCACCACCGCGGCCCTGGCGGCCCGCCTGGAAGTGAGCGAGGCCGCCCTGTACCGCCATTTCGCCAGCAAGGCGCAAATGTTTGAGGGCCTGATCGAATTCATCGAGCAGTCTGTGTTCACCCTGGCCAACCAGATCGCCGAGCGCGAATCGCAAGCCACCGACCCCAGCGCGGGGCTGCGCCAGGCCGCCGCGGTCGTGACCCTGTTGCTGCAGTTCGCCGAGAAAAACCCCGGCATGGTGCGCGTGATGGTCGGTGACGCCCTGGTGTACGAGAACGAGCGTCTGCAGCAACGCATGAACCAGTTCTTCGACAAGATCGAAACCCTGCTCAAGCAAGGCCTGCGCTTCGGCGCGGCGGCCGATGCCTCCACGCCCTCGGCCGATGCCCAGGTGCAGGCCTCGGTGCTCACGGCCTTCGTGGTGGGCCGCCTGCAGCGTTTCGCACGCTCGGGCTTTCGCCGACCGCCTACGGAATTCCTGGACGACAGCTTGGCGCAGATGCTGCGCTGA
- a CDS encoding fumarylacetoacetate hydrolase family protein — protein MKLARYGKPGQEKPGLIDAEGRLRSLAGVLPDIGPAQLSDASLAKLQKLKADKLPLVRGQVRYGAPVAGTPKFIAIGLNYSDHAKEAGMPIPAEPIVFTKAVSCIQGPDDDVMLPKGGQKGDWEVELGVIIGKTARHVTQKAALDHVAGYVLANDVSERAFQLERGGQWDKGKGCDTFGPLGPWLVTKDEIPNPQKLGMWLDVNGQRMQTGNTRTMIFSVAKIISHLSEYMTLSPGDVIITGTPPGVGMGMRPQRFLQPGDVMTLGIEGLGTQTQHVVAFKR, from the coding sequence ATGAAACTTGCTCGTTATGGCAAGCCCGGCCAGGAAAAACCGGGCCTGATCGATGCCGAAGGCCGGCTGCGCTCGCTGGCCGGTGTGCTGCCCGACATCGGTCCCGCGCAACTGTCGGACGCCTCGCTGGCCAAGCTGCAAAAACTGAAGGCCGACAAACTGCCTCTGGTGCGCGGCCAGGTCCGCTACGGCGCGCCGGTGGCGGGCACGCCCAAATTCATCGCCATCGGCCTGAACTACAGCGACCACGCCAAGGAAGCGGGCATGCCCATCCCGGCCGAACCCATCGTCTTCACCAAGGCCGTCAGCTGCATCCAGGGACCGGACGACGACGTGATGCTGCCCAAGGGCGGCCAGAAGGGCGACTGGGAGGTGGAACTGGGCGTCATCATCGGCAAGACGGCCCGCCATGTCACGCAGAAGGCCGCGTTGGACCATGTGGCGGGGTATGTGTTGGCCAATGACGTGAGTGAACGTGCCTTCCAGCTGGAGCGCGGCGGCCAGTGGGACAAGGGCAAGGGCTGCGACACCTTTGGCCCTCTGGGGCCCTGGCTGGTGACGAAAGACGAGATCCCGAACCCGCAGAAGCTGGGCATGTGGCTGGATGTGAACGGCCAGCGCATGCAGACCGGTAACACCCGGACCATGATCTTCAGCGTGGCCAAGATCATCAGCCACCTGAGCGAGTACATGACGCTGTCGCCCGGTGACGTGATCATCACCGGGACCCCGCCTGGCGTGGGCATGGGGATGAGGCCTCAGCGCTTCCTGCAGCCTGGGGACGTGATGACACTGGGCATCGAGGGCTTGGGCACACAGACCCAGCACGTCGTCGCGTTCAAGCGCTAA
- a CDS encoding TetR/AcrR family transcriptional regulator: MPQLAVPGRKTARRRVAAPDAAPSRVLHKGQQTRLVILDAALALAAEAGLEGLSIGALAESTGMSKSGVFAHFGSREELQISVIHEYFQRFEQEVFYPAIQEARGLPRLRALFENWMKRVTEEIQSGCIFISGAIDFDDRPGPVRDALACSVRVWLAAVERAATLAKEEEELVADADVRQICFEIHGLILSVHYEARFLQTPGSIERAQRAFEQILARYSSGAH; the protein is encoded by the coding sequence ATGCCCCAGCTCGCCGTTCCCGGCCGCAAAACAGCTCGCCGCCGCGTCGCCGCGCCAGACGCCGCGCCGAGCCGCGTCCTGCACAAGGGGCAGCAGACCCGTCTGGTCATCCTGGACGCTGCCTTGGCCCTGGCGGCCGAGGCGGGGCTTGAGGGCTTGTCCATCGGCGCGCTGGCCGAGTCCACGGGCATGAGCAAGTCTGGCGTCTTCGCGCATTTCGGTTCGCGCGAGGAGTTGCAGATTTCCGTCATTCATGAATACTTCCAGCGCTTCGAGCAGGAGGTGTTTTATCCAGCGATCCAGGAAGCGCGCGGCCTGCCGCGCCTGCGTGCGCTGTTCGAGAACTGGATGAAGCGCGTGACGGAGGAAATCCAGTCGGGCTGCATTTTCATCAGCGGCGCGATCGACTTCGACGACCGGCCTGGCCCCGTGCGTGATGCGCTGGCATGTTCGGTGCGGGTCTGGCTCGCGGCGGTGGAGCGTGCCGCGACCCTCGCGAAAGAAGAGGAAGAGTTGGTGGCCGACGCGGATGTGCGGCAGATTTGCTTCGAGATCCACGGCCTGATCCTGTCCGTGCATTACGAGGCGCGTTTTCTTCAGACGCCGGGTTCCATCGAGCGTGCCCAAAGGGCCTTCGAGCAAATCCTGGCGCGATATTCGTCCGGCGCGCACTGA
- a CDS encoding acyl-CoA dehydrogenase C-terminal domain-containing protein, which translates to MPSYNPPLRDMQFVMHEMLDVSSALKQMPRHADTDADTINAVLEEGGKFAAEVVFPLNISGDQEGCTLNPQTREVTTPKGFKEAYAQYIEGGWAALSCDPEYGGQGLPFVLNQCLYEMLNSANQAWTMYPGLSHGAYECLQAHGTDEQKKQLLPKLVSGEWLGTMCLTEPHCGTDLGLLRTKAEPQADGTYKINGTKIFISSGDNDFTENIVHLVLARLPDAPKGSKGISLFAVSKYKLKADGSLGEQNGIYCGGLEHKMGIHGNATCQMVLDNAVGTLVGQPHKGLQAMFVMMNAARLGVGNQSLGLTEVAYQNALAYAKDRLQMRSLSGTKAKDKEADPIIVHPDVRKMLLTAKAYAEGGRALACYCALLLDQHLYHPDEQVRQDSDELLALLTPIIKAFLTDNGFQATVMCQQVFGGHGYIKEWGMEQFVRDARINMIYEGTNTVQSLDLLGRKILGNNGATLKKFGKIVGALIEEEGVNEKMSEFISPLAVLAEQMTKFTMEIGFKGMQNPDEVGAAAVDYLRVAGHLVFGYFHARMASVALKKIAAGDTDPFYQAKLQTARFYFAKLFPETATLMRTARAGSKSLMDTHLALA; encoded by the coding sequence ATGCCCAGCTACAACCCGCCCCTGCGCGACATGCAGTTCGTGATGCACGAGATGCTCGACGTGAGCAGTGCGCTCAAGCAGATGCCGCGCCATGCCGATACGGACGCCGACACCATCAATGCCGTGCTGGAAGAGGGCGGCAAGTTCGCCGCCGAGGTGGTGTTTCCGCTCAACATCAGCGGCGACCAGGAAGGCTGCACGCTGAATCCGCAGACGCGCGAGGTCACCACGCCCAAGGGCTTCAAGGAGGCCTACGCGCAGTACATCGAAGGCGGCTGGGCCGCGCTGTCCTGCGACCCTGAATACGGCGGCCAGGGCCTGCCCTTCGTGCTGAACCAGTGCCTGTACGAGATGTTGAACTCGGCCAACCAGGCCTGGACCATGTACCCCGGTCTGTCGCATGGTGCCTACGAGTGCCTGCAGGCCCACGGCACCGACGAGCAGAAGAAGCAGTTGCTGCCCAAGTTGGTCAGCGGTGAGTGGCTGGGCACCATGTGCCTGACCGAGCCGCATTGCGGCACCGACCTGGGCCTGCTGCGCACCAAGGCCGAACCCCAGGCCGATGGCACTTACAAGATCAACGGCACCAAAATCTTCATCAGCTCGGGCGACAACGACTTCACCGAAAACATCGTTCACCTGGTGTTGGCCCGCCTGCCCGACGCGCCCAAGGGCAGCAAGGGCATCAGCCTGTTCGCGGTCAGCAAGTACAAGCTCAAGGCCGATGGTTCCCTCGGCGAGCAAAACGGCATCTACTGCGGTGGCCTCGAGCACAAGATGGGCATCCACGGCAACGCCACCTGTCAGATGGTCCTGGACAACGCGGTCGGCACCCTGGTGGGCCAGCCGCACAAGGGCCTGCAAGCCATGTTCGTGATGATGAACGCCGCCCGTCTGGGCGTGGGTAACCAGTCGCTCGGCCTGACGGAGGTTGCCTACCAGAACGCCCTGGCCTACGCCAAGGACCGCCTGCAGATGCGCAGCCTGTCCGGCACCAAGGCCAAGGACAAGGAAGCCGACCCCATCATCGTGCACCCGGACGTGCGCAAGATGCTGCTGACCGCCAAGGCCTACGCCGAAGGCGGCCGCGCCCTGGCCTGCTACTGCGCGCTGCTGCTGGACCAGCACCTGTACCACCCCGACGAGCAGGTGCGCCAGGACAGCGACGAACTGCTGGCCCTGCTTACCCCCATCATCAAGGCCTTCCTGACAGACAACGGCTTCCAGGCCACCGTGATGTGCCAGCAGGTCTTCGGCGGTCATGGCTACATCAAGGAATGGGGCATGGAGCAGTTCGTGCGCGATGCCCGCATCAACATGATCTACGAAGGCACGAACACCGTGCAGTCGCTGGACCTGCTGGGCCGCAAGATCCTGGGCAACAACGGCGCGACGCTCAAGAAGTTCGGCAAGATCGTTGGCGCGCTGATCGAGGAAGAGGGCGTGAACGAGAAGATGAGCGAGTTCATCAGCCCCCTGGCCGTGCTGGCCGAGCAGATGACCAAGTTCACCATGGAAATTGGCTTCAAGGGCATGCAGAACCCAGACGAGGTGGGCGCCGCCGCCGTGGACTACCTGCGTGTCGCGGGTCACCTCGTGTTCGGCTACTTCCATGCTCGCATGGCCTCCGTCGCGCTCAAGAAGATCGCCGCCGGCGACACCGATCCCTTCTACCAGGCCAAGCTGCAGACCGCGCGCTTCTACTTCGCCAAGCTCTTCCCCGAGACCGCGACGCTGATGCGCACGGCCCGCGCGGGCTCCAAGTCCCTGATGGACACCCACCTGGCCCTGGCCTGA
- a CDS encoding DUF2147 domain-containing protein, which produces MKHPRNAFGISPLRGHTQWPGQAGSTGARVWLLGTLLFVAASVVHAQNTPVGKWHTIDDETGEVKSLIAITETGGVVAGRIEQLLRKGADPKASCVKCEDDRKGQPMVGLEIIRGVKQNRGEAIWEGGEILDPEKGKTYKLKLTPIEGGAKLQVRGYLGPFYRTQIWVRVN; this is translated from the coding sequence ATGAAGCACCCCCGAAACGCCTTTGGCATCTCCCCCTTGAGGGGGCACACCCAGTGGCCCGGCCAAGCCGGTTCCACGGGTGCCCGCGTCTGGTTGCTTGGTACGCTGCTTTTTGTGGCGGCTTCGGTCGTTCACGCCCAGAACACGCCCGTGGGTAAGTGGCACACCATCGATGACGAAACGGGCGAGGTGAAGAGCCTCATCGCCATCACCGAGACGGGGGGTGTCGTTGCGGGCCGCATCGAGCAACTGCTGCGCAAGGGCGCGGACCCGAAGGCAAGCTGCGTGAAATGCGAGGACGACCGCAAGGGCCAGCCCATGGTGGGCCTGGAGATCATCCGCGGCGTCAAACAGAACCGCGGCGAGGCCATCTGGGAAGGTGGCGAGATCCTCGACCCGGAAAAAGGCAAGACCTATAAGCTCAAGCTGACGCCCATCGAGGGCGGGGCCAAGCTGCAGGTGCGCGGCTACCTCGGTCCCTTCTACCGCACCCAGATCTGGGTGCGCGTGAACTGA